One stretch of Burkholderia sp. DNA includes these proteins:
- the minC gene encoding septum site-determining protein MinC yields the protein MSLQKSSFFELRSGSINSLLFVVKTADLDILRAELVKRFEATPEFFAEEVVAIDVRRMPEDERVSLDDLRTMLNDVRMCPIGVVAPPEQHGWATAAGGLPLLEVRDLRVPTAKPAQDEASATEVSSTPAAGVAKVAVVASEPTVAASVAETAAAVSGCPPQTLVIDRPLRSGQQSYSKGDLVVLAPVSNGAEVIAEGNIHVYAPLRGRALAGVLGNYDARIFCTCLEPELISIAGIYRTTENPLPAGVVGKSVQIRLEDEKLMIEPLRLT from the coding sequence ATGTCACTTCAAAAATCGTCATTCTTTGAGCTTCGTAGCGGCTCGATAAACTCCTTGCTTTTTGTCGTCAAGACGGCGGATCTCGATATTCTTCGGGCCGAACTGGTCAAGCGTTTCGAGGCGACGCCGGAATTTTTCGCCGAGGAGGTAGTGGCGATCGACGTACGGCGCATGCCTGAGGACGAGCGAGTCTCGCTCGACGACCTCCGGACAATGCTGAATGACGTGCGGATGTGTCCAATCGGCGTGGTCGCGCCGCCAGAGCAGCATGGCTGGGCGACCGCCGCAGGCGGGCTGCCGCTGCTGGAGGTTCGCGATCTCCGAGTACCGACCGCTAAGCCGGCACAGGATGAGGCATCGGCGACTGAGGTTTCGTCGACACCTGCCGCTGGCGTGGCTAAGGTCGCTGTCGTCGCGTCGGAACCCACTGTCGCGGCCTCCGTGGCGGAGACCGCGGCGGCAGTCTCGGGCTGCCCACCGCAGACGCTGGTGATCGATCGGCCGCTGCGTTCTGGCCAACAGAGCTATTCGAAGGGCGACCTAGTGGTGCTCGCTCCGGTCAGCAACGGTGCCGAGGTGATCGCCGAGGGCAATATTCACGTCTATGCGCCGCTGCGCGGTCGTGCGCTGGCCGGCGTGCTCGGCAATTACGACGCGCGCATTTTCTGTACGTGCCTGGAGCCGGAACTCATTTCGATTGCCGGTATCTATCGAACCACGGAGAACCCGTTGCCAGCCGGGGTAGTCGGCAAATCGGTGCAGATCCGGCTCGAGGACGAGAAACTGATGATCGAGCCGTTGCGGCTGACCTGA
- the murI gene encoding glutamate racemase produces MSRPTDCASKDSTTAPVGIFDSGLGGLSVLRALRAQLPEESFVYVADSRHAPYGERYDAFIIERTLAIGEWLAAPGAKALVVACNTATAQSIGVVREKLSIPLVGVEPGIKPATLASRSRVAGVLATAATLRSARFESLIERYAADCRFLRQPGHGLVEAIERGDTGSPALRALLAGYLEPMLAAGADTLVLGCTHYPFLDATIRELTQDCLTLIDTSEAIARQLARVLAEHGLCAPSGAAARPPRLYSTDDGSRLQAFATALLGLDTPATETVEIASPRCAVYSSLPA; encoded by the coding sequence ATGTCCAGACCGACCGACTGCGCGTCAAAAGACTCTACCACCGCGCCAGTCGGCATCTTCGATTCTGGGCTAGGCGGTCTCTCGGTACTGCGCGCCTTGCGCGCGCAGCTTCCAGAGGAATCCTTCGTCTACGTCGCCGATTCGCGCCATGCGCCTTATGGCGAGCGCTACGACGCCTTTATCATCGAACGTACGCTGGCGATTGGTGAATGGCTGGCTGCGCCCGGTGCCAAGGCGCTAGTGGTGGCCTGCAACACAGCCACCGCGCAGTCGATCGGCGTGGTGCGTGAGAAACTCTCGATTCCGCTGGTGGGCGTCGAGCCTGGCATCAAGCCGGCCACCCTCGCTTCGCGTAGTCGGGTGGCCGGCGTGCTGGCCACCGCCGCGACGCTGCGCAGTGCGCGCTTCGAATCTCTGATCGAACGCTACGCCGCTGACTGCCGCTTCCTGCGCCAGCCTGGCCATGGGCTGGTGGAGGCGATCGAACGCGGGGATACCGGCTCGCCCGCGCTGCGCGCCCTGCTCGCCGGCTATCTCGAGCCGATGCTGGCCGCCGGTGCCGACACGCTGGTGCTCGGCTGCACCCATTACCCCTTCCTCGATGCAACAATCCGCGAATTGACTCAGGATTGTCTGACCCTGATTGACACCAGCGAGGCGATCGCACGACAGCTCGCGCGCGTGCTCGCTGAGCACGGCCTGTGCGCGCCGTCTGGCGCTGCTGCTCGCCCGCCACGGCTGTATTCGACCGATGACGGCAGTCGCCTTCAGGCGTTCGCGACCGCCCTGCTGGGCCTTGACACGCCGGCCACCGAGACGGTAGAGATTGCTTCGCCGCGCTGCGCTGTATATAGCTCCCTACCAGCCTAA
- a CDS encoding inositol monophosphatase family protein, whose product MHPMLNIAVKAARRAGQIINRASLDLDMIEIRKKQQNDFVTEVDKASEEAIIGMLKTAYPNHAILAEESGKSDNESEFVWIIDPLDGTTNFIHGFPYYCVSIALAYRGVVQQAVVYDPNNNDLFTATRGRGTFLNDRRIRVGRRDRLSDALVGTGFPFREKDGLEAYMCLFVEMTQACTGLRRPAAAALDLANVAAGRLDAFFEQGISIWDMAAGSLLITEAGGLVGNYHGDADFLDRHEIVAANPKIYAQMIPILNRYSRVRAGALAQQ is encoded by the coding sequence ATGCATCCCATGCTCAATATTGCTGTCAAGGCTGCGCGTCGAGCCGGACAGATCATCAACCGCGCCTCGCTCGATCTTGACATGATCGAGATCCGCAAAAAGCAGCAAAACGATTTCGTGACGGAAGTCGACAAGGCCTCGGAAGAGGCTATCATCGGTATGCTGAAGACGGCTTACCCCAACCACGCGATCCTCGCCGAGGAATCGGGCAAGTCAGACAACGAGTCCGAATTCGTCTGGATCATCGATCCGCTCGACGGCACTACCAACTTCATCCACGGCTTCCCTTACTACTGCGTCTCGATTGCGCTCGCGTATCGCGGCGTGGTGCAGCAGGCGGTAGTCTACGACCCGAACAACAACGACCTATTCACGGCCACGCGCGGTCGCGGCACCTTTCTGAACGACCGCCGCATCCGCGTCGGTCGCCGCGACCGCCTATCGGACGCGCTAGTTGGCACGGGCTTCCCTTTTCGCGAGAAGGACGGCCTCGAGGCCTATATGTGTCTGTTCGTCGAGATGACCCAGGCTTGCACGGGGCTGCGCCGCCCGGCCGCGGCCGCGCTGGATCTGGCTAATGTCGCCGCAGGACGCCTGGACGCCTTCTTTGAGCAGGGCATCAGCATCTGGGACATGGCCGCAGGCAGCCTCCTAATCACCGAGGCCGGCGGCCTGGTCGGCAACTACCACGGCGACGCCGACTTCCTAGACCGTCATGAAATCGTCGCGGCGAACCCGAAGATCTACGCGCAGATGATCCCGATCCTGAATCGCTACTCGCGCGTCCGCGCCGGGGCACTCGCCCAGCAGTAA
- the thiL gene encoding thiamine-phosphate kinase, which yields MAASPLSEFSLIDRYFTRRAQRSSACAVLGIGDDCALLAPKPGTILAISTDMLVEGRHFFHEVPPRALGHKTLAVNLSDLAAMGAQPRAFTLAFALPRADADWLDAFADGLFTIANRHGCELVGGDTTSGPLNLCVTVFGDVDPERALRRDAACAGDEVWVSGTLGDARAGLGVARGEWATGEAEAAVFRRALEWPEPRVTLGLALAGVAHAALDLSDGLVGDLRHILERSRVAAEIDVHAVPRSAALATLAPELQRTCTLAGGDDYELCFTAPVGAHSTVLAASETSGVPVTRIGTIRALAAGETPGIRWRDSQGTPLSLTLQGFGHFHDEQ from the coding sequence GTGGCTGCGTCCCCGTTGTCAGAATTCTCCCTGATCGACCGCTATTTTACGCGCCGTGCACAGCGCTCCAGCGCCTGTGCCGTGCTCGGCATCGGCGATGATTGCGCCTTGCTGGCACCCAAGCCCGGCACGATACTGGCGATTTCGACGGACATGCTGGTGGAAGGCCGGCACTTCTTCCACGAAGTACCGCCGCGCGCGCTCGGCCACAAGACGCTGGCCGTCAACCTCTCTGACCTCGCCGCGATGGGTGCCCAACCACGCGCCTTCACGCTCGCCTTCGCGCTGCCGCGCGCAGACGCCGACTGGCTCGACGCGTTCGCCGACGGTTTGTTTACGATTGCCAATCGGCACGGCTGCGAGCTAGTCGGCGGTGATACTACCAGCGGGCCGCTCAATCTCTGCGTGACCGTGTTCGGCGACGTCGACCCTGAGCGCGCGCTGCGCCGCGACGCGGCATGCGCTGGCGACGAGGTCTGGGTTTCAGGCACGCTCGGCGACGCGCGGGCCGGGCTCGGCGTAGCGCGCGGCGAATGGGCGACCGGAGAGGCCGAGGCTGCGGTATTTCGCCGCGCACTCGAATGGCCTGAGCCGCGCGTCACGCTTGGCCTCGCGCTGGCTGGCGTGGCGCATGCCGCGCTGGATCTTTCCGACGGGCTGGTGGGCGACTTGCGGCACATCCTCGAGCGCTCGAGGGTGGCGGCCGAGATCGACGTCCACGCGGTGCCACGCTCGGCGGCGCTCGCCACGCTTGCGCCCGAGCTGCAGCGGACCTGCACGCTGGCCGGCGGCGATGATTACGAACTCTGCTTCACCGCGCCGGTCGGCGCGCACTCGACCGTGCTGGCCGCCTCCGAGACGAGCGGCGTGCCGGTCACGCGGATTGGCACAATCCGCGCGCTGGCCGCGGGAGAGACGCCCGGGATTCGCTGGCGCGACAGCCAGGGCACGCCGCTCTCGCTGACCCTGCAGGGCTTCGGCCATTTCCATGACGAGCAGTGA
- a CDS encoding IS5 family transposase: MRKDIHKEGEPKACYRVRNWAAYNEGLINRGDVTIWIDEAVLARIPDAIPTRGRPCLYGDTLIQALLGVKTVYRLTLRALQGFTQSLRDLAFPSLPVPNYTTLCRRAKTLDIELPTLRDNEPIHLVVDSTGLKVYGEGAWKVRQHGYSKRRTWRKVHLALNANTGQVHAARMTNQNVADGDALAKLLDQIPREEQIDVIGGDGAYDTKPCYAAIAARSAIPSIPPRACAVHWPADMPGAAWRNGAVDAIARDGRREWKQDSGYHRRSLAENAMYRFKTLTGNCLWSRHIEAQATEVSIRVGVINRMADLARPQSVRIA, from the coding sequence ATGCGCAAGGACATACACAAGGAAGGTGAGCCGAAGGCATGCTACCGTGTCAGGAATTGGGCGGCCTATAATGAAGGCCTGATCAACCGGGGGGACGTAACAATATGGATAGATGAAGCCGTCCTTGCCAGAATACCCGATGCCATACCCACACGTGGTCGCCCGTGTCTATACGGCGATACGCTGATTCAGGCATTACTTGGCGTGAAGACCGTCTATCGACTGACGTTGCGCGCCCTGCAAGGTTTCACCCAAAGTCTGCGCGATCTGGCCTTCCCGAGCTTGCCGGTGCCGAATTACACCACGCTCTGTCGCCGGGCAAAAACGCTTGATATCGAACTGCCGACCCTTCGTGACAATGAACCGATCCATCTGGTTGTCGACAGCACCGGTCTGAAGGTCTATGGAGAAGGTGCATGGAAGGTGCGCCAGCACGGCTATTCGAAGCGGCGCACGTGGCGTAAAGTCCATCTCGCGCTCAACGCGAATACGGGTCAAGTGCATGCCGCGCGAATGACGAATCAGAATGTGGCTGACGGTGACGCTCTGGCCAAGTTGCTCGACCAGATTCCACGCGAAGAACAAATCGACGTCATCGGCGGTGATGGTGCCTACGACACAAAGCCATGCTATGCAGCCATTGCTGCACGCAGTGCTATTCCTTCGATTCCGCCACGCGCGTGTGCCGTTCATTGGCCAGCGGATATGCCCGGTGCGGCGTGGCGTAATGGCGCGGTTGATGCAATTGCCCGTGACGGTCGTCGAGAATGGAAGCAAGACAGTGGCTACCACCGGCGATCGCTTGCCGAGAATGCGATGTATCGGTTCAAGACCCTCACCGGCAACTGTCTCTGGTCGCGTCACATCGAGGCGCAGGCGACCGAGGTCTCCATTCGCGTCGGCGTCATCAACCGTATGGCGGACCTCGCTCGTCCGCAATCCGTTCGTATCGCCTGA
- the pth gene encoding aminoacyl-tRNA hydrolase encodes MIQLIVGLGNPGTEYTATRHNAGCWLVDQLARKAGGATLREERRFHGHYAKARLYGEEVHLLEPQTYMNCSGQSVVAVAQFFKILPDEILVAHDELDLPPGSVKLKFGGGSGGHNGLKDISAHLSSQQYWRLRIGIGHPRELMPEGTRASIKPDVANFVLKPPSREEQKMIDASIERSLAVMLILVKGKIDRAVALLHKSSEIC; translated from the coding sequence ATGATTCAACTGATCGTCGGGCTCGGCAATCCGGGTACTGAATACACGGCGACGCGCCACAATGCCGGCTGCTGGCTGGTCGACCAGCTCGCGCGCAAAGCTGGTGGAGCGACGCTGCGGGAGGAACGACGCTTCCACGGCCATTACGCCAAGGCACGGCTATATGGCGAGGAAGTTCACTTGCTCGAGCCGCAGACCTACATGAACTGCTCCGGCCAGTCGGTGGTGGCAGTGGCGCAGTTCTTCAAGATCCTGCCCGACGAGATCTTGGTCGCGCATGATGAGCTCGACCTGCCGCCCGGCTCGGTCAAGCTCAAGTTCGGCGGCGGCAGTGGCGGCCACAACGGCCTGAAAGACATCTCGGCACACCTATCCTCACAGCAATACTGGCGGCTGCGGATCGGCATCGGCCATCCGCGCGAGCTGATGCCTGAGGGCACGCGTGCCAGCATCAAGCCCGACGTAGCGAACTTCGTGCTGAAGCCGCCGAGCCGTGAGGAACAAAAGATGATCGACGCCTCGATCGAGCGCTCGCTCGCGGTGATGCTGATCTTAGTGAAGGGCAAAATCGATCGCGCGGTGGCGTTGTTGCATAAATCGAGCGAGATCTGTTGA
- a CDS encoding ferritin-like domain-containing protein: protein MAHNTQLTDVKTLRERARQHVDEGAVTAGYHADRETVLRLLNEALATEIVCMLRYRHHHFMAKGIHSSGIAEEFLAHSNEEQSHADTIAARIVQLGGSPDLAPNQLAKHSHAEYVEGGTLVEMINEDLVAERIAIDSYLEMIQYIGDRDPTTRRVFEQILAVEEEHAKEMADLLEGLPPALNKNVN, encoded by the coding sequence ATGGCCCACAATACGCAATTGACGGATGTGAAAACCCTGCGCGAACGCGCCCGCCAGCATGTCGACGAAGGTGCTGTGACCGCCGGTTACCACGCGGACCGCGAAACGGTGCTGCGCCTGCTCAACGAGGCGCTGGCCACCGAGATCGTCTGCATGCTGCGCTATCGGCACCATCACTTCATGGCCAAGGGCATCCACTCGTCTGGCATCGCCGAAGAATTCCTCGCGCACTCGAACGAGGAACAAAGCCACGCAGATACGATCGCGGCGCGCATCGTCCAGCTCGGCGGCAGCCCAGATCTCGCACCGAACCAACTCGCGAAGCACAGCCATGCCGAGTACGTGGAAGGCGGCACGCTGGTCGAGATGATCAACGAAGACCTAGTGGCCGAGCGCATCGCGATCGATAGCTATCTCGAGATGATCCAGTACATTGGCGATCGGGATCCAACCACGCGCCGCGTATTTGAGCAAATCCTCGCGGTGGAGGAAGAGCACGCCAAAGAAATGGCCGATCTGTTGGAAGGTCTGCCGCCGGCGCTGAATAAGAACGTGAACTGA
- the acnA gene encoding aconitate hydratase AcnA, which yields MAHNLHKTLKEFDSGSGKGKFYSLPLLGKALKTKIERLPVSIRLVLESLLRNYDGKKITEEHIEHLAHWKPDAKRVDEIPFVVARVVLQDFTGVPLLADIAAMRGVAQRAGQDPKKIEPLVPVDLVIDHSVQIDYFRQKNALDLNMKLEFQRNNERYQFMKWGMQAFETFSVVPPGIGIVHQVNLEYLARGVHKKTEGADTVYYPDTLVGTDSHTTMINGIGVVGWGVGGIEAEAGMLGQPAYFLTPDVVGVELKGKLREGVTATDLVLTITEMLRKEKVVGKFVEFFGEGTASLSLPDRATIANMAPEYGATMGFFPVDEKTIEYFEGTGRTKAEIVAFENYFKAQKLFGVPKAGEIDYTRSLTLNLSTVVPSLAGPKRPQDRIEISYVKSTFADLFSKPVAENGFNKKAEDLSAQYTTRTGINVKNGDILIAAITSCTNTSNPSVLLAAGLLARKAVEAGLTVATHIKTSLAPGSRIVTEYLTKTGLQPYLSKLGFELAAYGCTTCIGNAGDLTPELNEAIVKNDIVAAAVLSGNRNFEARIHPNIRANFLASPPLVVAYAIAGTITCDLMTEPVGKGKGDRDIYLGDIWPTSEEIHLLLKYALDPKDFESNYSQLTKKGDLWSKIKGETSQVYGWPKSTYIAEPPFFSKDFPMQPSDSITPVKGARALGVFGDSVTTDHISPAGSIKEDSPAGLWLKENGVQEADFNSYGSRRGNHDVMMRGTFGNVRIKNLMIPAKADGSRVEGGLTIHQPSGEQLSIYDAAMKYVDAGLPTMIFAGEEYGTGSSRDWAAKGTQLLGVKAVVARSFERIHRSNLVGMGVLPLQFKDSDSVQSLGITGEETYDVEDLDDNFKPQQDVTLVTHYKNGETKRVPVLLRVDTPIEVDYYKHGGILPLVLRSLLFA from the coding sequence ATGGCCCACAATCTCCACAAAACCCTCAAGGAATTTGATAGCGGTTCCGGGAAAGGCAAATTCTATTCCCTGCCCCTGCTCGGCAAGGCACTGAAGACCAAGATCGAGCGCCTGCCGGTGTCTATCCGTCTGGTGCTTGAATCGTTGCTGCGCAACTATGACGGCAAAAAAATCACCGAGGAACACATCGAGCATCTGGCGCACTGGAAGCCCGATGCCAAGCGCGTCGACGAGATCCCGTTCGTAGTCGCGCGCGTGGTGCTTCAGGATTTTACGGGCGTTCCGCTGCTCGCAGACATCGCAGCCATGCGCGGTGTGGCGCAGCGCGCCGGACAGGACCCGAAGAAGATCGAACCGCTGGTCCCGGTCGATCTGGTGATCGATCACTCGGTACAGATCGACTACTTCCGCCAGAAGAACGCGCTCGATCTGAATATGAAGCTAGAATTCCAGCGCAACAACGAGCGCTACCAGTTCATGAAGTGGGGCATGCAGGCCTTCGAGACCTTCAGCGTGGTACCCCCGGGCATCGGCATCGTCCACCAGGTCAACCTTGAGTACCTGGCGCGCGGCGTACACAAGAAGACTGAAGGCGCTGACACCGTGTACTACCCCGACACGCTGGTCGGCACTGACAGCCACACCACCATGATCAACGGCATCGGTGTGGTGGGCTGGGGCGTGGGCGGCATCGAGGCGGAAGCCGGCATGCTCGGCCAACCGGCGTACTTCCTCACGCCAGACGTGGTCGGCGTTGAGTTGAAAGGCAAGCTGCGCGAAGGTGTGACAGCTACCGACCTGGTGCTGACTATCACGGAAATGCTGCGCAAGGAAAAGGTGGTGGGCAAGTTCGTCGAGTTCTTCGGCGAAGGCACGGCCTCGCTGTCGCTGCCGGATCGCGCCACGATCGCCAATATGGCACCCGAGTACGGTGCGACCATGGGCTTCTTTCCGGTCGACGAGAAGACCATCGAGTACTTCGAGGGCACCGGTCGCACCAAAGCCGAGATCGTCGCCTTTGAGAACTATTTTAAGGCCCAAAAGCTGTTCGGCGTGCCCAAGGCCGGCGAAATCGACTACACCAGGTCGCTCACGCTCAACCTGTCTACCGTCGTGCCGTCGCTGGCCGGCCCGAAGCGTCCGCAGGACCGCATCGAGATAAGCTACGTCAAATCAACCTTTGCTGACCTATTCTCGAAGCCAGTCGCAGAAAACGGCTTCAATAAGAAGGCCGAGGACCTGAGTGCGCAATACACCACCAGAACCGGCATAAACGTGAAGAATGGCGACATCCTAATCGCCGCGATCACCTCCTGCACCAATACCTCGAACCCGAGCGTGCTGCTGGCCGCAGGCCTCTTGGCCAGGAAGGCAGTGGAAGCCGGCCTGACGGTCGCCACGCACATCAAGACTTCGCTGGCACCGGGATCACGCATTGTCACCGAGTACCTGACCAAGACGGGCCTGCAGCCCTACCTGAGCAAGCTCGGCTTCGAACTAGCCGCCTACGGCTGTACGACCTGTATCGGCAACGCAGGCGACCTGACTCCGGAACTGAACGAAGCGATCGTCAAGAACGACATCGTAGCCGCGGCCGTGCTGTCGGGTAACCGTAACTTCGAGGCGCGCATCCACCCGAATATCCGCGCTAACTTCCTGGCCTCTCCACCGCTGGTGGTGGCCTATGCGATCGCCGGCACCATCACGTGTGACCTGATGACGGAACCAGTTGGCAAGGGCAAGGGAGACCGCGACATCTACCTCGGTGACATCTGGCCTACCAGCGAGGAAATCCACTTGCTGCTGAAGTACGCGCTCGACCCGAAGGACTTTGAATCGAACTATTCACAGCTGACCAAGAAGGGCGACCTGTGGAGCAAGATCAAGGGCGAGACGAGCCAGGTCTACGGCTGGCCGAAGTCGACCTACATCGCCGAGCCGCCATTCTTCAGCAAGGACTTCCCGATGCAGCCGTCGGACTCGATCACGCCGGTCAAAGGCGCACGCGCGCTCGGTGTGTTCGGCGACTCGGTGACCACCGACCACATCAGTCCGGCCGGCTCGATCAAAGAAGACTCGCCAGCCGGTCTCTGGCTGAAGGAGAACGGGGTGCAGGAGGCCGACTTCAACAGCTACGGCTCGCGTCGCGGTAACCATGACGTGATGATGCGCGGCACCTTCGGCAACGTGCGGATCAAGAACCTGATGATCCCCGCCAAGGCCGACGGCTCGCGAGTCGAGGGTGGCCTGACAATCCACCAGCCGAGCGGCGAACAGCTTTCGATCTACGACGCGGCGATGAAGTACGTCGACGCTGGTCTGCCGACCATGATTTTCGCCGGCGAGGAATACGGCACAGGTTCATCGCGCGACTGGGCCGCCAAGGGCACACAGCTGCTCGGCGTGAAAGCTGTGGTAGCGCGCAGCTTCGAGCGGATTCACCGCTCGAACCTCGTTGGCATGGGCGTTCTGCCGCTGCAGTTCAAGGACTCGGACAGCGTTCAGTCGCTCGGCATCACCGGTGAGGAAACCTACGACGTGGAAGACCTCGACGACAACTTCAAGCCGCAGCAGGATGTCACCCTGGTGACCCACTACAAGAATGGCGAGACCAAGCGCGTGCCGGTGCTGCTGCGCGTAGACACGCCGATCGAGGTGGACTATTACAAGCACGGCGGGATCCTGCCCTTAGTGCTGCGCTCGCTGCTGTTTGCCTGA